The following are from one region of the Rhodopirellula sp. P2 genome:
- a CDS encoding zinc metallopeptidase: MGIYFLFVLPPFLLGLYAQWKVKSSFAAMSQVPARMSGAEAARRMLDRAGLQSIGIERVAGKLSDHYDPRAKVLRLSEDVYSGRSMAALGVACHEAGHAFQDAQHYAPLVVRNIAVPAANFGSGIGATLLFIGAIMSFQPLMWIGVILFSAVVFFQVVNLPVEFNASSRAREHLVEYGLITAQEERYVAKVLNAAALTYVAATLQSIMTLAYYLLILTSGRRSD, encoded by the coding sequence ATGGGTATCTACTTCCTGTTTGTTTTGCCTCCGTTCTTGCTGGGATTGTACGCTCAGTGGAAGGTGAAATCGTCGTTCGCAGCGATGTCGCAAGTGCCCGCTCGCATGTCAGGCGCCGAAGCAGCTCGTCGGATGCTGGACCGAGCTGGATTGCAATCGATCGGCATCGAACGCGTTGCTGGCAAATTGTCGGACCACTACGATCCGCGCGCCAAAGTCTTGCGGCTCAGCGAGGACGTTTACTCGGGCCGCTCCATGGCTGCGCTCGGCGTGGCGTGCCACGAAGCCGGGCACGCGTTCCAGGACGCTCAGCACTACGCACCCTTGGTGGTTCGCAACATCGCCGTTCCGGCAGCCAATTTTGGCAGCGGAATCGGTGCAACGTTGTTGTTCATCGGTGCGATCATGTCATTCCAACCGTTGATGTGGATCGGCGTGATCCTGTTCTCGGCCGTTGTGTTTTTTCAGGTTGTCAATTTGCCGGTGGAATTCAATGCGTCCAGCCGTGCTCGCGAGCACCTGGTCGAGTATGGTTTGATCACGGCGCAGGAAGAACGCTATGTCGCAAAGGTTCTGAACGCTGCCGCGTTGACTTACGTTGCCGCGACATTGCAATCGATCATGACGCTGGCATATTACCTCCTGATTCTCACCAGTGGCCGACGCAGTGATTGA
- a CDS encoding SCO family protein has product MKIFTHVTLILVAGIALGLLARQVRHSAAPADGPGADEVIYGNDNAVVDNATLRPEDIANDTPTKPPEDVAWLSEFELLERSGEMVSTDDLKGAPYVVSFFFSTCPSICVSQNQKLKELQDEFAGRGVRFVAISVDPETDTPEVLREYAARFGADKDQWLFLTGDLNYIRRIGAEIFQQPVNKQFHTERFVLVDADGKIEGFYNWPEKRQLAELKASIESMLQEEASSKKS; this is encoded by the coding sequence ATGAAAATCTTCACTCACGTCACTCTGATTCTCGTTGCCGGAATTGCCCTGGGGCTGCTCGCACGCCAAGTCCGCCATTCCGCTGCCCCAGCGGATGGGCCAGGTGCGGACGAGGTGATTTATGGCAACGACAACGCGGTGGTCGACAACGCGACCCTTCGCCCGGAAGACATTGCCAACGACACCCCCACCAAACCACCGGAAGACGTCGCCTGGCTCAGTGAATTCGAACTGCTCGAACGCAGCGGCGAGATGGTCTCGACCGATGACCTGAAGGGAGCACCGTATGTCGTCAGTTTCTTTTTCAGCACCTGCCCCAGCATTTGCGTTTCTCAGAACCAGAAACTGAAGGAGCTGCAGGACGAGTTTGCGGGGCGTGGCGTTCGTTTTGTCGCGATTTCGGTCGATCCCGAAACGGACACGCCGGAAGTCCTTCGAGAGTACGCGGCGCGGTTCGGTGCTGACAAAGACCAATGGTTGTTCTTGACCGGTGACCTGAATTACATCCGCCGGATCGGGGCGGAGATTTTCCAACAACCGGTCAACAAACAATTTCACACCGAGCGTTTCGTGCTGGTCGATGCCGACGGAAAAATCGAGGGCTTCTACAACTGGCCTGAAAAACGTCAACTGGCGGAATTGAAAGCGAGCATCGAATCCATGCTCCAGGAAGAAGCCTCCTCGAAGAAGTCTTGA
- a CDS encoding ABC transporter permease, with the protein MKNKVSNNPGLTTSGMTTPARMGAAWMLARREWTRFFRQRNRVTAAIVQPLLFWLLFGTGLRGSFESAGGESFSQFFLPGTIGLIVLFTAIFATISVIEDRREGFMQSVLVSPAGRFPVLVGKVLGGAAIAWAQALIFLLLVYVVGAASIAWTFPWLLLLLAIIAIAMCALGMIVAWPMESTQGFHAIMMLGLMPMWLLAGTFFPIPAWSLSGPVVETGAATMGDWGGWLLAGIMQLNPLSYSMLELRRLLNPTLDLSSAGFAPSSTTCWTVTVVATIAVVLIAWRLMRGSRKADTMV; encoded by the coding sequence ATGAAAAACAAAGTTTCCAACAATCCAGGCCTCACGACTTCGGGCATGACCACGCCCGCTCGCATGGGCGCTGCGTGGATGCTCGCCCGCCGCGAATGGACCCGGTTCTTTCGCCAACGCAACCGCGTGACGGCCGCGATCGTGCAACCGCTGTTGTTCTGGTTGCTGTTTGGAACCGGCCTGCGAGGCTCCTTTGAATCCGCTGGCGGTGAGAGCTTTTCACAGTTTTTCTTGCCGGGCACCATCGGCTTGATCGTTCTGTTCACCGCGATCTTCGCAACCATCTCGGTGATCGAAGACCGTCGCGAAGGCTTCATGCAGTCAGTGCTGGTCTCCCCGGCAGGGCGCTTCCCTGTGTTGGTGGGCAAGGTACTCGGCGGCGCTGCGATCGCCTGGGCTCAAGCGTTGATTTTCCTGCTGCTGGTGTATGTGGTCGGTGCGGCTTCGATTGCCTGGACGTTCCCCTGGCTGTTGTTGCTGTTAGCCATCATTGCCATCGCGATGTGCGCCCTGGGGATGATTGTGGCCTGGCCAATGGAAAGCACCCAAGGCTTCCATGCGATCATGATGCTGGGCTTGATGCCGATGTGGTTGTTGGCTGGAACGTTCTTTCCGATCCCTGCCTGGAGCCTCTCGGGACCGGTGGTCGAAACCGGTGCGGCAACGATGGGCGACTGGGGTGGTTGGCTACTCGCGGGCATCATGCAACTCAATCCGCTCAGCTACTCCATGTTGGAACTGCGTCGACTGCTGAACCCGACCCTGGATCTCTCGTCGGCAGGCTTCGCTCCGTCCTCCACCACTTGCTGGACGGTGACGGTGGTTGCCACCATCGCGGTGGTTCTGATCGCGTGGCGATTGATGCGAGGCAGCCGCAAGGCAGATACGATGGTTTGA
- a CDS encoding DUF420 domain-containing protein encodes MWDTLAANLPHLNAALNLIATIFLALGLYYIKNGRAKIHKQMMLRAFGVSMLFLLCYLFHKFALYQSTGEFNRRFPADAPDAARYTYLSILIPHILLAIAVPFLALRAIYLAKNGRIVAHKKLVRFAYPIWMYVSVTGVLVYLMLYQLYA; translated from the coding sequence ATGTGGGATACATTGGCAGCCAATTTGCCGCACCTCAACGCGGCCCTGAATTTGATCGCCACGATCTTTCTGGCCCTCGGTCTGTACTACATCAAGAACGGACGGGCGAAGATTCACAAGCAAATGATGCTCCGCGCGTTTGGCGTCAGCATGCTGTTCCTGCTGTGCTATCTGTTTCACAAATTTGCGTTGTATCAATCGACGGGTGAGTTCAACCGCCGCTTTCCCGCGGACGCTCCCGACGCGGCTCGATACACGTATCTGTCGATTCTGATCCCGCACATTTTGCTGGCCATTGCAGTCCCGTTTTTGGCCCTCCGAGCGATTTACTTGGCCAAGAATGGCCGCATCGTGGCTCACAAGAAACTGGTGCGGTTTGCTTATCCAATTTGGATGTACGTTTCGGTCACCGGCGTGCTGGTTTACTTGATGCTTTACCAACTGTACGCGTGA
- a CDS encoding DUF971 domain-containing protein encodes MNAPKRPIQDPVAYAPTAIEREGERGIRIVWNDGESTSWTARELRDACPCATCREKRGETGGHQAVTLVDPKAEAGSGKKTPLMGLPVLSAAEARPLTIASMRPVGTYAYNIGFSDGHSSGLFTFERLRRSCE; translated from the coding sequence ATGAATGCCCCCAAGCGTCCCATCCAAGATCCGGTTGCCTATGCCCCCACCGCCATCGAGCGGGAAGGGGAACGTGGCATCCGGATCGTCTGGAACGACGGCGAGTCGACGTCCTGGACCGCTCGCGAATTGCGAGACGCTTGCCCCTGCGCGACCTGCCGAGAAAAACGCGGCGAGACCGGAGGTCACCAAGCCGTGACGCTGGTCGACCCGAAAGCCGAGGCAGGCAGTGGAAAGAAAACACCGCTGATGGGACTTCCCGTCCTGAGTGCAGCCGAAGCTCGCCCGCTCACGATCGCATCGATGCGGCCGGTGGGGACGTATGCCTACAACATCGGTTTCAGCGATGGGCACTCCTCCGGCTTGTTCACGTTTGAACGCTTGAGACGTTCTTGCGAGTGA
- a CDS encoding DUF2786 domain-containing protein, whose amino-acid sequence MEFIWNDGGRSSAGFVGLAGDCVTRAIAIATGTSYRDIYQTLGKSANKTVRNGVCSSVADDYLRANQWHRHSGNDQAFDAASLPRGVVITHLEKRDTRRGGHFCCLIDHQIHDTWNPMDDGDYLVVNHWTYAGAPPESTLPAIGPQRPQDNEQVLTQNEFEKILRRLRALDTTASNHASTEGEKRNALRMMQSLMLRHNLSREDITEDDNIESVSYTRMACPVNGRRACGWEKSLAAYVTEEIFPMVQWYYGRKQNRTLFWFYGPVDDVRNCRLLFRELLLTIATAAHLQYGGHSRGSGASYAEGYVRGMPKQLTQTPTSLAEDQAFSQSALIHARTLAVQQAAVDWLRLECGIALVMSRGSGRDQHDPDAANRGKRHGSKHDLSTVNGRKRLGHS is encoded by the coding sequence ATGGAATTCATTTGGAATGACGGCGGGCGATCTTCCGCAGGATTCGTTGGCCTCGCGGGCGACTGCGTGACGCGAGCGATCGCGATTGCGACCGGCACCAGCTATCGCGACATCTACCAAACTCTGGGCAAGTCTGCGAACAAGACGGTCCGCAATGGCGTCTGCAGCTCGGTCGCGGACGACTACCTTCGCGCCAACCAGTGGCATCGACACTCCGGCAACGACCAAGCCTTCGACGCTGCAAGTTTGCCTCGTGGCGTCGTCATCACTCACCTCGAAAAACGCGACACTCGGCGAGGCGGCCACTTCTGTTGCCTCATCGACCATCAGATCCATGACACCTGGAATCCGATGGACGACGGCGACTACCTCGTTGTGAATCACTGGACGTACGCCGGCGCTCCACCCGAATCGACCTTGCCCGCGATTGGACCTCAACGGCCGCAGGACAACGAGCAGGTTCTCACTCAGAATGAGTTCGAAAAGATCCTCCGCCGCCTGCGTGCTCTCGACACGACGGCCAGCAATCACGCCAGCACAGAAGGTGAGAAACGCAACGCCTTGCGAATGATGCAGAGCCTGATGCTGCGTCACAATTTGTCTCGCGAAGACATCACCGAAGATGACAACATCGAAAGTGTTTCTTACACGCGGATGGCTTGCCCGGTGAACGGACGACGAGCGTGCGGGTGGGAAAAATCTCTTGCCGCCTATGTCACGGAAGAAATATTCCCGATGGTGCAGTGGTACTACGGACGCAAACAAAATCGAACCTTGTTTTGGTTTTACGGACCGGTCGATGACGTGCGAAACTGTCGCCTGCTTTTTCGCGAGTTGTTGCTCACCATCGCGACGGCAGCTCATCTGCAATACGGCGGGCATTCCCGTGGCAGCGGAGCCTCCTACGCCGAGGGCTACGTTCGTGGAATGCCCAAACAGCTGACACAAACCCCAACCAGCCTGGCCGAAGACCAAGCGTTCAGCCAATCCGCCCTGATTCACGCTCGAACGCTGGCGGTCCAACAAGCCGCGGTGGATTGGCTGAGACTGGAATGCGGCATTGCCTTGGTGATGTCACGAGGCAGCGGCCGCGACCAGCACGACCCTGACGCCGCCAATCGCGGGAAGCGTCACGGTTCCAAACACGACCTCTCCACCGTCAACGGCCGCAAACGCCTCGGCCACTCGTAA
- a CDS encoding transglutaminase domain-containing protein: MTAFAREDALDWRDWLADDRVVLGALTFGLAAFLGGTFETTPACMFVATVSLIVVVLVRMRWPEPSAAPVSWKARLIRGAVLFASLLGSILIVFGWRFYPALQGTPNVLLVAVDSIGHASLMLLCVLWVHWPRGGHVMMLVLGMLTVLMAVAGGGLSSTVTAQTALGLTVCIGFVLATRAMSTASSNRLQVAGLRSHSEGAKRISGTLYQFMALFAMLVVASATTHATILFLPDVQAGVMAQLNDRLDASSSRGWGGTDRYVSGSRLGNVRESILSDPAAIALSAFADTEPGYLRGNVYDSYSSGRWRTSRKWVFQSPPGSGVRRVAEARFLQPEGVATTLLQDPDEHVRKRYSMRIGVLEEEVDPSIELLNWNGVAGNDLGGGQFVGVVEIHGDPSKGRKVFLPASSRWIELAGDGIGITPHGVLGYGVEVRWPWVAGVQEQPPAETLSPDDRDVMVRVESEIRSEIESLTQRLMVGAKSDAERAERVTQFFQDNFSYSLDPVTVPDGLDPLTHFLQSRHRAHCELFASATALMLRTVGVPTRYVTGYVMTELNEAGDMYVARNRDAHAWVEYYDDEASRWLPVESTPGRSFLSMRRKELSLASAGGAGGAEQAEDVTSSWFAPVLRWWASVRTTDTLVTLFRWLQIPLLVFLVTLLWRRNRHKVDDQRSVRLAAERRRMDRRVRRLGWIRRPSETLHRFASRLEEETITSSSHEELRAAANWYRDHAVQCYRGEDPVTPSLTRKNVSSVQT, encoded by the coding sequence ATGACGGCTTTTGCACGGGAGGACGCGTTGGATTGGCGGGATTGGTTGGCGGATGATCGAGTCGTCTTGGGAGCGTTGACGTTTGGTTTGGCCGCGTTCCTTGGTGGGACGTTTGAAACCACACCGGCTTGCATGTTTGTCGCCACGGTCAGCCTGATCGTGGTGGTGCTGGTTCGCATGCGGTGGCCGGAACCCAGTGCTGCGCCGGTGAGCTGGAAGGCTCGTTTGATCCGTGGTGCGGTGTTGTTTGCCTCGCTGCTGGGGTCGATCCTGATTGTCTTCGGTTGGCGTTTTTATCCTGCGCTGCAAGGCACACCCAATGTGTTGTTGGTTGCGGTGGATTCGATTGGGCATGCCTCGTTGATGTTGCTGTGTGTGCTGTGGGTCCATTGGCCACGGGGTGGGCACGTCATGATGTTGGTGTTGGGGATGCTCACGGTTTTGATGGCGGTTGCCGGCGGTGGGTTGAGTTCCACCGTGACTGCGCAAACGGCATTGGGACTGACGGTGTGCATCGGTTTTGTCCTTGCGACACGGGCAATGAGCACCGCGTCTTCGAATCGTTTGCAGGTCGCGGGGCTTCGCTCGCACTCCGAGGGGGCCAAGCGAATCAGTGGGACGCTGTATCAGTTCATGGCTTTGTTCGCCATGTTGGTCGTGGCGTCTGCAACGACTCATGCGACCATTCTGTTCTTGCCAGATGTGCAAGCCGGAGTGATGGCTCAGCTCAACGATCGATTGGATGCCAGTTCAAGCCGGGGTTGGGGCGGGACGGATCGCTATGTCAGCGGTTCGAGATTGGGCAACGTCCGAGAGTCCATCTTGAGCGATCCGGCGGCGATCGCGTTGAGTGCGTTTGCTGACACGGAACCCGGGTATCTCCGTGGCAACGTTTACGATTCCTACAGCAGCGGACGTTGGCGAACGTCCCGGAAATGGGTGTTCCAGTCGCCGCCTGGCAGTGGTGTGCGGCGTGTCGCTGAAGCTCGTTTCTTGCAACCGGAGGGAGTCGCAACCACGCTGCTTCAGGATCCCGATGAACACGTTCGCAAACGCTATTCCATGCGGATCGGTGTGCTGGAAGAGGAGGTCGATCCGTCCATTGAATTGCTGAATTGGAATGGCGTCGCAGGCAATGACCTGGGTGGCGGGCAATTTGTCGGCGTGGTCGAGATTCATGGTGACCCGAGCAAAGGCCGCAAGGTTTTCTTGCCCGCATCGTCGCGCTGGATCGAATTGGCAGGCGACGGGATTGGGATCACACCACACGGGGTGTTGGGCTACGGCGTCGAAGTCCGTTGGCCTTGGGTGGCGGGGGTGCAAGAGCAACCGCCGGCCGAAACATTGAGTCCCGATGATCGCGATGTCATGGTTCGGGTGGAATCTGAAATCCGCTCCGAGATAGAGAGTCTGACGCAACGCTTGATGGTGGGTGCCAAGTCAGATGCGGAGCGGGCAGAGCGAGTGACGCAATTCTTCCAAGATAATTTTTCCTATTCGCTCGATCCCGTGACGGTTCCAGACGGGCTGGACCCGCTGACGCACTTTCTCCAGAGCCGGCATCGGGCGCACTGCGAACTGTTTGCCAGTGCGACGGCGCTGATGCTGCGGACGGTGGGCGTGCCGACGCGTTACGTGACGGGCTACGTGATGACGGAACTCAACGAGGCTGGTGACATGTACGTGGCCCGCAATCGGGATGCTCATGCGTGGGTGGAGTACTACGACGACGAGGCTTCTCGGTGGTTGCCGGTTGAGTCCACTCCCGGTCGCTCGTTCCTTTCGATGCGACGAAAAGAGCTGTCGCTGGCGAGTGCGGGAGGTGCCGGGGGAGCGGAGCAAGCCGAAGACGTCACGAGCAGCTGGTTTGCGCCCGTGCTGCGATGGTGGGCATCGGTGCGAACCACGGACACCTTGGTGACCCTGTTTCGCTGGTTGCAGATCCCCCTGCTGGTGTTCTTGGTGACACTGTTGTGGCGACGCAATCGGCACAAGGTCGATGATCAACGGAGCGTGCGTTTGGCGGCAGAGCGTCGCCGGATGGACCGACGGGTGCGGCGGTTGGGATGGATTCGGCGACCGAGCGAAACGCTCCATCGCTTTGCCTCGCGTCTGGAGGAGGAAACGATCACCAGTTCCTCGCATGAAGAGCTGCGAGCGGCCGCGAATTGGTACCGGGACCACGCCGTCCAGTGCTATCGGGGCGAAGACCCCGTGACGCCGTCGCTCACTCGCAAGAACGTCTCAAGCGTTCAAACGTGA
- a CDS encoding ABC transporter ATP-binding protein produces the protein MTTTSTATSPTDAPNESASSLGDVLCDIRDLHHRYGDKVAVDGIDLSVRAGEIVAVLGKNGSGKTTLFRVLSTLLPIQRGSVTLDGLNIAEHVDAVRSRLGIIFQSPSLDIKLTVDENLRCQGALYGLSGRELTSRCDALLEQFSLTDRRRDLCQTLSGGLKRRVELAKGLLHQPRIMLLDEPSTGLDPGARLSLWDALQQLAGDGVAVLLTTHLMEEAAKANRVVLLDQGKKIADDAPSRLRADLGGGVLTIVPDDLASAKATLQRELNLETQIVGETLRMPCDAPEIVAKVSAVLGNGVQSISIGRPNLEDVFVARTGKEFQ, from the coding sequence ATGACTACGACCTCGACTGCAACCAGCCCCACCGACGCGCCGAACGAGTCCGCGTCCTCCTTGGGTGATGTTCTCTGCGACATTCGCGACCTCCACCATCGCTACGGCGACAAGGTGGCGGTCGACGGAATCGATCTCTCTGTGCGTGCCGGCGAAATCGTCGCGGTACTCGGCAAAAACGGCAGCGGCAAAACAACGCTGTTCCGAGTCCTCAGCACGTTGCTGCCAATCCAACGCGGCAGCGTGACCCTCGATGGGCTGAACATTGCCGAACACGTCGACGCCGTTCGCAGCCGCCTCGGAATCATTTTCCAGTCTCCCAGCTTGGACATCAAACTGACGGTGGACGAGAACCTCCGTTGCCAGGGTGCTCTGTACGGTTTGTCGGGACGGGAACTCACCAGCCGCTGCGATGCTCTGTTGGAACAGTTCTCACTGACCGACCGACGTCGCGATCTTTGCCAAACACTATCCGGCGGACTGAAACGTCGCGTCGAACTGGCCAAAGGCTTGCTCCATCAACCGCGAATCATGCTGCTGGACGAACCCAGCACTGGGCTCGACCCGGGGGCTCGCCTGTCGCTGTGGGATGCGTTGCAACAACTCGCAGGTGACGGCGTGGCCGTGCTGCTGACGACTCACTTGATGGAAGAAGCCGCCAAGGCCAACCGAGTGGTTTTGCTGGACCAAGGCAAGAAGATCGCCGACGACGCTCCCTCACGCTTGCGAGCGGATCTGGGTGGCGGCGTGCTGACAATCGTGCCCGATGACCTGGCTTCCGCGAAAGCGACCTTGCAACGCGAACTGAACTTGGAAACTCAAATCGTTGGCGAAACCCTTCGCATGCCATGCGATGCCCCGGAGATCGTCGCCAAGGTTTCTGCTGTGCTCGGCAATGGCGTCCAATCGATCAGCATCGGACGGCCCAACTTGGAAGATGTCTTTGTCGCTCGAACGGGGAAAGAATTCCAATGA
- a CDS encoding YjhG/YagF family D-xylonate dehydratase: MADAVIDPSDYFAALDAPETLATKADGPDGKLPLSDEILRTWTSGDLFGLTQSVGMGFDPRRVLGDQYLILSTQGGVRNPDGTPQALGYHTGHWEVGLLGQAAAEQIERDGGVPFAAFVSDPCDGRTQGTHGMFDSLPYRNDAAIVMRRLIRSLPRRKGVIGIATCDKGLPAMMMALAGTGHLANVLVPGGVTLPPTVGEDAGKVQTIGARYSRGEMTLEEASVAGCKACGTPGGGCQFLGTAATSQVIAEALGMTVPHAALAPSGQPIWTRLARDAAATAAAMHASGLTLHDVLTDKAFENAMLMHAAVGGSTNLLLHIPAVAAAAGRRRPTADDFRRVNQSVPRFVDCLPNGPVGHPTVQLFLAGGVPEVAWHLREAGLWNADEKTVTGLTWNELLDQWHNSERRQVCRERLRAADGVDPDEVILPPAVAKERGLTSTVCFPSGNLCPEGSVIKATSIDPSVIDDDGVYRKRGRARVFTTESDAIAAVKGQSDQSVEAGDVIVLIGRGPIGCGMEETYQITSALKYLSFGKHIALVTDARFSGVSTGACVGHVGPEALAGGPIGRVRDGDTVEIIIDRKTLDGRVDLVATVDGADPVEALRTRPIAEGLQRDKNIPDDTRLWAALQQVGGGSWGGCTYDVDKIIETLNAGQAALAAKHSETSLQETDAK; this comes from the coding sequence GTGGCCGACGCAGTGATTGACCCTTCTGACTACTTTGCTGCCTTGGATGCCCCCGAAACTTTGGCAACCAAGGCAGATGGTCCCGACGGTAAACTTCCGCTTTCCGATGAGATCCTGCGAACCTGGACCAGCGGTGACCTGTTTGGGCTGACCCAAAGTGTCGGAATGGGATTCGACCCCCGTCGAGTCCTCGGCGATCAATACTTGATCCTCAGCACCCAAGGCGGCGTGCGCAACCCTGATGGCACCCCTCAAGCCCTTGGCTATCACACCGGGCACTGGGAAGTCGGCCTGCTGGGCCAAGCCGCCGCGGAACAAATCGAACGCGACGGCGGAGTCCCCTTTGCCGCCTTTGTCAGCGACCCATGTGATGGGCGGACACAAGGCACGCACGGCATGTTTGACTCGTTGCCGTATCGCAACGACGCCGCGATCGTGATGCGTCGCTTGATCCGGTCGCTACCACGCCGCAAAGGCGTGATCGGAATCGCGACCTGCGACAAGGGCTTGCCCGCCATGATGATGGCGCTCGCCGGCACAGGCCACCTCGCCAACGTGCTGGTTCCCGGCGGCGTGACATTGCCGCCAACCGTTGGCGAAGACGCCGGCAAAGTTCAAACCATCGGGGCTCGCTACAGCCGCGGTGAAATGACATTGGAAGAAGCCTCCGTGGCCGGTTGCAAAGCCTGCGGCACACCTGGTGGAGGCTGCCAATTCCTCGGCACTGCCGCGACCAGCCAAGTGATCGCAGAAGCGCTTGGCATGACCGTTCCGCACGCGGCACTGGCTCCCAGTGGGCAACCGATCTGGACACGCTTGGCTCGCGATGCGGCCGCCACCGCCGCGGCGATGCACGCCTCTGGATTGACGCTCCATGATGTGCTGACTGACAAAGCGTTTGAAAACGCGATGCTGATGCACGCCGCGGTGGGCGGAAGCACGAACCTGCTGCTGCATATCCCCGCCGTGGCTGCTGCTGCCGGACGCCGCCGCCCGACCGCGGATGACTTCCGCCGGGTCAACCAATCGGTTCCGCGTTTTGTGGATTGCTTGCCCAACGGACCGGTCGGGCACCCAACGGTGCAATTGTTCTTGGCCGGTGGTGTCCCCGAAGTCGCCTGGCATCTACGCGAAGCCGGGCTGTGGAACGCAGACGAAAAAACCGTGACCGGTTTGACTTGGAATGAACTGCTGGATCAGTGGCACAACTCCGAACGTCGCCAAGTTTGTCGTGAACGCTTGCGTGCCGCAGATGGAGTGGATCCAGACGAAGTCATCCTGCCGCCTGCGGTCGCCAAGGAACGCGGATTGACCAGCACGGTTTGTTTTCCTTCTGGCAACCTGTGCCCGGAGGGTTCCGTCATCAAAGCCACCTCGATTGACCCATCCGTGATCGATGACGATGGCGTTTACCGCAAACGCGGTCGAGCACGCGTCTTCACAACGGAAAGCGACGCCATCGCCGCAGTCAAAGGCCAATCCGATCAATCGGTTGAGGCCGGGGACGTGATCGTCTTGATCGGCCGTGGCCCGATCGGTTGTGGCATGGAAGAGACCTACCAAATCACGTCCGCACTGAAGTACCTGTCCTTTGGAAAGCACATCGCGCTGGTCACCGATGCTCGCTTCTCCGGCGTCAGCACCGGGGCCTGCGTCGGACACGTCGGCCCCGAGGCACTTGCCGGTGGCCCCATTGGGCGAGTCCGCGATGGAGACACCGTGGAGATCATCATCGACCGCAAAACGCTGGACGGACGAGTGGACTTGGTCGCCACCGTCGACGGCGCGGATCCAGTCGAAGCCTTGCGAACACGCCCCATCGCCGAGGGACTGCAGCGAGACAAAAACATTCCGGATGACACGCGACTGTGGGCGGCGCTCCAACAGGTTGGCGGGGGCTCGTGGGGCGGCTGCACCTACGATGTCGACAAGATCATCGAGACCCTGAACGCAGGCCAAGCCGCACTCGCGGCAAAGCACTCCGAGACGTCCCTTCAAGAGACCGACGCGAAATGA